Below is a window of Leucobacter chromiiresistens DNA.
CGCCAAGCAGGTGCACAGCTCCATGCACCGGGGCATCCAGCCGTTCCACACCGACATGGACGGCGACACGCTCTTCGCGGTCACCACCGACGAGATCGACCTGCCCGCGAGCCCCGGCTCGTCGCGGGGCCGGCTGTCGGTGAACGCGACCGCGCTCGGCGCGATCGCCTCCGAGGTCATGTGGGATGCGCTGCTCGAGGCGGCGAAGTAGGGGATGGCGATGGAGATCATCACCGCCACCCTCACCGGGGCGTGCCCGCGCGAGCGCGGCGAGGAGCTCGGCACGCGCTTCGGCGCCGAGATCCGCGAGGCCGTCGACGGGTACCTCGGGTTCTTCGCCGTGCGCGGGCTCGCCGAGCCCCGGGTGCGCGAGATCGCGGAGAGCTGCTTCGCCGCGCTCCGGGCCTGGGCGCCGAACCTCGCCGACGAGCTCGAGGCGACGGCGCTCGCCGCCGAGGTGCCGCTCTGGCGGCTCGCAGCCCTGAACGCGCGCACGGAGGTGCTGGCCGTCGTCGAGCCCGATGCGGAGGGGGAGTGCTCGACCGCAGTCTTCGCGCCGGCCGGGTGGGCGCCGCCCGAGAGCATCCAGACGTGGGACTGGCACGAGCACCTGTGCCGGGCCGGTCTCGTCGTCTCGTACGCGCCGGATGCGCCGCGGCGCGAGGCGGCAGCCGGGGGAGTTGTAGCAGCCGGTGGCGCCGTTGCAGCCGGTGACACCGCCGCAGCCGGGGGCGCTGCGCCCGCAGCCCAGCCGCCGACCGGCCGGCCGCGCGCCTCGGCCGGGGTGGGCCGGGTCGCGATGTTCACCGAGCTCGGCGTGCTCGGCAAGATCGGGGTGAACGACGCCGGCCTGGCCGTGCACTTCAACATCCTGCATCACGCGTCCGACCGCGGCGTCGGGGGCGTGCCGGTGCACGCGATCGCGCGCCGCGTGCTCGACGAGGCGACGACGGTCGACGAGGCGGAGGCGATCATCCGTTCGGCTCGGGCGAGCGCCTCGACCGTCATCACGGTGCTCGCGCGCGGCGAGGCCGAGCATCGCGCCGCCTGCTTCGAGATCTCCTCGGAGCGCGTCGCGGCGGTGCGCCCCGACGCGGAGGGGTGGCTCGTGCACACGAACAACTTCCTGGCGCCCGAGCAGCTGCCCGGCGAGGCGACGCGCGACGCGTCGACGACGTACACCCGGCTCGAGCACGTGAGCGCGCAGCGCCCCCGCATGGCGGGCCTCTCGATCGAGCAGCGGGCGCGCGAGATGGCGGGCGAGGCCGGCGCGCTCGCCCCGATCTGCTTCCGCCCCGATCCCTCGGAGCCGCTGCACGAGCAGTGGTCGACGCTGCTCACGGTCGGCTTCGACCTGGTCGCGGGCGAGCTGGAGTACTACCCGGGGTCGCCCGTCGCCCTGGCCGAGCACGGCGCGCGCCGGTTCGGCTGAGGGGAGGGGCGGCCGGGCCCCGCCTCCGTGCGGGATCCGGCTTCGGTGGGACGTTCGACGCGCCGTCCGTCTCACCGAAGCCGAATCTCTCACCGATGCGCGGGCGCGCCGTCCACGTACGTCGCCACGACGTCGATCGCTGCGAGCTCCTGGGCCGAGAGGGCGAGCGGATCGGCGCCGAACACGGTGAAGGCCGCCCGCGCTCCGGGACGGATCACGCCCTCATCGTCCGAGCCGATGGCGCGCGCCGCGTGCGAGGTGTAGCCCTCGAGCGCCTGGCGCACGGTGAGCGCCTGCTCGGGCTGAATGGGGGCGAGCTCGGGGCGCGCCACCGGGAAGCGCAGGATCGACTCGGCCATCATCACCCGCGGGTCGTACGGCGTGACCGGCCAATCGCTGCCGAGCGCGAGCACGGCGCCCGAGTCGCGGATGTCGCGGCAGCGCCAGCCGTGCGCCGCCCGCTCCTCCCCGAGGCGCACCGACCAGTTGTCGGTGCGGTCGGCGCGCGTGTGCCGGGTTCCGTGGATGGGCTGCATGCTGGCGGCGACGCCGAGCCGGGCGAAGCGCGGCACCGTGCCGTCGGGGATCGTCTCGATGTGCTCGATGCGGTGCGCGGATCGCCGGGCGGCGTCGCCGAGCGACTCGATGGCGTCGAGCACGAATGCGACGCCCTGATCGCCGATCGCGTGCGTCGCCGTTGCGATTCCGCGCTCGGC
It encodes the following:
- a CDS encoding C45 family autoproteolytic acyltransferase/hydolase, with amino-acid sequence MEIITATLTGACPRERGEELGTRFGAEIREAVDGYLGFFAVRGLAEPRVREIAESCFAALRAWAPNLADELEATALAAEVPLWRLAALNARTEVLAVVEPDAEGECSTAVFAPAGWAPPESIQTWDWHEHLCRAGLVVSYAPDAPRREAAAGGVVAAGGAVAAGDTAAAGGAAPAAQPPTGRPRASAGVGRVAMFTELGVLGKIGVNDAGLAVHFNILHHASDRGVGGVPVHAIARRVLDEATTVDEAEAIIRSARASASTVITVLARGEAEHRAACFEISSERVAAVRPDAEGWLVHTNNFLAPEQLPGEATRDASTTYTRLEHVSAQRPRMAGLSIEQRAREMAGEAGALAPICFRPDPSEPLHEQWSTLLTVGFDLVAGELEYYPGSPVALAEHGARRFG